The following are encoded together in the Flavihumibacter fluvii genome:
- a CDS encoding NAD-dependent epimerase/dehydratase family protein: MRVVVIGGTGHVGTYLVPRLVAEGYEVSCITRNLRTAYHPDPLWAKVNMVMLDRTASEQKGDFAGEIRRLQPDIVIDMICFTEASARMMVEGLKGRISHYLHCGSMWVHGYGVELPVEEDDEKFPLCEYGHQKLAIERYLLHEAARGNFPATVLHPGHIVGEGWAPVNPAGNLNRDVFKKLAHGEELLLPDHGLHTLHHVHADDVAQAFMNSIQSRENALGQAFHVLSPKALTMRGYAEKAASWYGRKANLQFLPWKEWKETVSSEDASITWDHLIHSMNGSIEKAKRLIRYSPRYTSLQAIHESVSKWINL; this comes from the coding sequence ATGCGAGTTGTTGTAATTGGTGGCACCGGCCATGTAGGCACTTACCTGGTGCCCCGCCTGGTGGCTGAAGGATACGAAGTGAGTTGCATCACCAGGAACTTACGCACCGCCTACCATCCCGATCCATTATGGGCTAAGGTGAACATGGTGATGCTCGACCGGACGGCATCGGAACAAAAAGGCGATTTTGCTGGTGAGATCCGCAGGCTACAGCCGGATATTGTGATTGATATGATCTGCTTTACTGAAGCCAGTGCCAGGATGATGGTCGAAGGTTTAAAGGGAAGAATATCCCATTACCTGCATTGTGGCTCCATGTGGGTGCATGGCTATGGCGTGGAACTTCCTGTTGAAGAAGACGATGAAAAATTTCCATTGTGTGAATATGGACATCAAAAACTTGCTATTGAACGGTACCTGCTGCATGAAGCGGCCCGGGGAAATTTTCCCGCAACAGTACTTCATCCGGGCCATATTGTAGGCGAAGGATGGGCACCGGTCAATCCGGCCGGTAACCTGAATCGTGATGTCTTTAAAAAACTGGCCCATGGCGAGGAGCTCCTTTTACCCGACCATGGCCTGCACACCCTGCACCATGTGCATGCAGATGATGTTGCGCAGGCATTCATGAATTCTATTCAGTCCAGGGAAAATGCATTAGGCCAGGCATTTCATGTATTGTCTCCAAAAGCCCTTACCATGAGAGGCTATGCCGAAAAAGCGGCATCCTGGTATGGAAGGAAAGCAAACCTGCAATTTCTTCCCTGGAAGGAATGGAAGGAAACTGTTTCATCAGAAGATGCCAGCATTACCTGGGACCACCTGATCCATAGCATGAATGGTAGCATTGAAAAAGCTAAACGCCTGATCAGATATTCTCCCCGGTATACTTCGCTGCAGGCTATTCATGAAAGTGTAAGCAAGTGGATTAATTTATAA
- a CDS encoding sugar phosphate isomerase/epimerase family protein, producing MPVNENKTPNPSRREFLVKGAITSLGLLIGSTSAWSTPFSFQGKPNSKFYGVQIGVITYSFRSMPGNAEQILKFIIDSGISAIELMGDAVEEYAGRPVNPVKMQPWVAGQPPKYSDEEKAQLAAYEKQMADWRATVSMDKFVELRKLYNKAGVSIYAYKPNALGQKNTDAEIEYALKAAKALGAASVTVELPKDPAHSRRLGDLAAKHKVYIGYHAHTQATDTAWDEALSQSPYNSLNLDCGHYIAAGGNNTKETLLALIAAKHDRITTMHIKDRRTKDNGGNNMPWGQGDTPIKEILNLLKDKKYAIPATIELEYDIPAGSDAVKETHLCLDFAKKALGA from the coding sequence ATGCCAGTAAATGAAAACAAAACCCCCAATCCATCCCGCCGGGAATTCCTGGTAAAAGGAGCAATAACTTCCCTTGGGTTATTGATAGGCAGTACCTCTGCATGGTCAACGCCTTTTTCTTTCCAGGGAAAACCCAATTCAAAATTTTATGGTGTACAAATCGGCGTGATTACTTATTCCTTCCGGAGTATGCCGGGTAATGCGGAACAGATCCTGAAATTCATTATTGACAGTGGTATCAGCGCCATTGAACTGATGGGCGATGCGGTGGAAGAATATGCCGGCAGACCGGTTAATCCGGTTAAAATGCAACCCTGGGTGGCAGGGCAACCACCAAAATATTCAGATGAGGAGAAAGCCCAACTCGCTGCTTATGAAAAACAAATGGCGGATTGGCGGGCTACTGTTTCAATGGATAAGTTTGTAGAATTAAGAAAGCTGTATAACAAGGCAGGCGTTAGTATTTATGCCTATAAGCCTAATGCTTTGGGGCAAAAGAATACAGATGCTGAAATTGAGTATGCATTGAAAGCCGCAAAAGCTTTGGGCGCTGCATCAGTTACTGTTGAATTACCGAAGGATCCGGCCCATTCCAGGCGCCTGGGCGACCTTGCTGCAAAACACAAGGTGTACATTGGTTATCATGCGCACACGCAAGCCACCGATACTGCATGGGATGAGGCGTTAAGCCAATCACCATACAATTCACTGAACCTCGACTGCGGCCATTATATTGCTGCCGGCGGTAATAATACAAAAGAAACCTTATTAGCACTGATTGCGGCAAAACATGATCGTATTACCACCATGCATATCAAAGACCGCCGCACGAAAGACAATGGTGGTAATAATATGCCCTGGGGCCAGGGTGATACGCCTATTAAAGAAATCCTCAATTTACTGAAGGATAAAAAATACGCTATCCCGGCAACTATTGAACTGGAGTATGATATCCCTGCAGGCTCTGATGCCGTGAAGGAAACACATCTTTGCCTGGATTTTGCAAAGAAGGCACTGGGTGCTTAA
- a CDS encoding sugar phosphate isomerase/epimerase family protein has product MKRRKFIQSGALGVTGLLLGRYANAELSPGRKPARGIGLQLYTLGDLMTTDPKGTLQKLAAIGYKELESAGSTKGNFYGYKPKELAAMIKEAGMTWRSAHVGGAPFSVEQILKMAKTAEDSARIKKMMERYKDAPKSLNLKENYQELADAAAEGGVSYLVCSSIPVSTLDEMKIAVEVFSKAGEACKKAGVQFAYHNHTSEFDEIEGHRPFDFILSNTNKDQVKMELDLAWATKAKQDPVALFKLHPGRYPLWHAKDLDKVKMNPAEVGTGVVDFKRIFDNAKESGMKYFFVEQDGAPEPLQNVTNSYNYLNKLLH; this is encoded by the coding sequence ATGAAAAGGAGAAAATTTATACAGTCGGGAGCATTAGGCGTTACCGGATTGCTCCTTGGACGATACGCAAATGCCGAATTATCCCCTGGCAGGAAACCGGCCAGGGGCATTGGACTTCAGTTATACACGCTTGGCGACCTGATGACCACAGATCCCAAAGGGACTTTACAAAAACTGGCGGCCATCGGGTATAAAGAATTGGAAAGCGCCGGATCAACTAAAGGGAATTTTTACGGGTACAAACCAAAGGAATTAGCCGCGATGATTAAAGAGGCAGGTATGACCTGGCGCTCAGCACATGTGGGCGGTGCTCCATTTAGTGTGGAACAGATTTTGAAGATGGCTAAAACTGCGGAGGATTCAGCAAGGATCAAAAAAATGATGGAACGGTATAAAGACGCTCCTAAATCACTTAACCTTAAAGAGAATTACCAGGAACTCGCTGATGCTGCTGCAGAAGGTGGGGTCAGTTACCTGGTTTGTTCCTCCATACCGGTAAGCACTTTGGATGAAATGAAAATAGCCGTAGAGGTATTCAGCAAAGCGGGAGAAGCATGTAAAAAAGCAGGCGTACAATTTGCTTACCATAACCACACCAGTGAATTTGATGAAATAGAAGGACACCGACCATTTGATTTTATCCTTTCCAACACCAATAAAGACCAGGTGAAGATGGAACTGGACCTTGCCTGGGCAACCAAAGCAAAGCAGGATCCGGTGGCTTTGTTTAAACTTCATCCCGGTCGTTATCCATTATGGCATGCAAAGGACCTGGATAAAGTCAAAATGAATCCTGCTGAAGTGGGCACAGGGGTTGTTGATTTTAAACGCATATTTGATAATGCCAAAGAATCAGGGATGAAATATTTCTTTGTAGAACAGGACGGCGCACCGGAACCCTTGCAAAATGTTACCAATAGTTATAATTACCTGAATAAGTTGCTACACTAA